Below is a genomic region from Magnetococcales bacterium.
GCATCGGCCTGCTTGCGGGCACCTACGCTCATGGCATCCGGCAGACCTGCCAGCAGTGCCCGACGATTCCTGACCAGGGAATCAAAGGCTCCCGCCCGGATCAATTGTTCCAGCATGCGTTTGTTGAGGGTCCCGGAACCCAGCCGACGACACAGATCATACAGGGAACGAAAAGGTCCCTCCCGGTCGCGATGGTCCAACAGGGCGGCCACGCCTCCCTCGCCCACACTTTTCACCGCAATCAGGGCATAACGAATCCCCTCTCCTTCCACCATGAATACATCCCGCGAACGATTGATATCCGGGGGATAAACCGGGATCTGCATCTCCCGGCACTCGCGGATGAAATGCATCAGCTTGTCGGTGAACTGCATTTCGCAGGTCATGGTGGCCGCCATGAATGCCACGCGATGATGGGTTTTGAGCCAGGCCGTCTGGTAGGAGATCAGGGCATAGGCCGCCGAATGGGATTTGTTGAACCCATAGCCGGCGAATTTTTCCATCAGGTCAAAAATATGTTCGGCCTTTTTTTCCGGAATGCCATTGCGGCGTGCCCCGTCCATGAATGTGGCCCGCTGGGAGGCCATCTCTTCGGCTTTTTTCTTGCCCATGGCCCGCCGCAAAAGGTCGGCACCGCCCAGGGTATAACCAGCCAGGACCTGGGCAATTTTCATCACCTGTTCCTGATAGAGAATGACACCGTAGGTCTCTTTCAGGATCGGTTCCAACTGCGGCAGGGGGTAACTGACCGCTACCTGCCCATGTTTGCGATTAATGAAATCATCCACCATCCCCGACCCGAGAGGCCCGGGACGATACAGGGCCACGAGGGCAATGACATCTTCCAGGGTATCCGGCGCAAGTTTTTTCAGGATTTCGCGCATCCCCGAAGATTCCAACTGGAACACGCCCCGTGTCCGTCCCTCCTGCAACAGCCTGAAGACTTCCCTGTCTTCCAGATTGATCTGATTGATATCGATGGGAGGTTCACCCCGAGCCAGCCGGTCGGTATTGACCATTTTCAGGGTGGCCTGGATCACGGTCAGGGTTTTCAGTCCCAGAAAGTCAAACTTGACCAGACCCGCCTTTTCGACATCACCCATATTGAACTGGGTCACTGGCATGGAAGAGCGCGGATCCCGATACAAGGGAACCGTATCGGTCAGCGGACCATTGGCGATGACCACTCCGGCTGCATGGGTTCCCGCCGAGCGGGGCAAGCCTTCCAGGGCCAGACAAAGCTTCATTAAATCGCGAACTTCGGGTTCATCTTCCTGGAGTTTCTGCAGGCGTTCTTCCTGTTGCAGGGCCGTTTCCAGGCTGATGCCGAGCATGTTGGGGATCATTTTGGCGATGCGGTCCACCCGGCCATAGGGAAATTCCAGGACCCGTCCCACATCCCGGATCACGGCCCGTGCCTGGAGCGTGCCGAAGGTGATGATCTGCGCCACCCGGTCCGCTCCGTACCGATCCTGAACGTAATGGATGACTTTTTCGCGTAGATCCATGCAGAAATCCACGTCAAAGTCGGGCATGGAGACCCGTTCCGGATTGAGAAATCTTTCAAAAAGAAGCTGATACCGAATGGGATCCAGATCCGTAATATCCAACGCCCAGGCCACCACGGACCCCGCCCCCGAACCCCGTCCTGGTCCCACCGGAATTTTTTCCCGTTTGGCCCAGCGGATAAAGTCGGACACGATCAAGAAATATCCCGGAAACCCCATCTGGATGATGACATCGATTTCATAATCCAGGCGATTTTTATACACGATTTCCTGGGCGGCAAACTGCTCGGGGGAGAGATGCGGTTGCAGTTCGCGTTGCAAACGTCCCTGCAATCCCTCCTCGGCCACATGATGCAACCAGGAGGTCAGATCATTCCCTTCCGGCACGGGAAAGTCCGGCAACATGGGCCTGCCCAGTTCCAGACGGGTATTGCACCGTTTGGCAATCCGGATGGTATTGGCCACGGCTTCCGGCACATCGGCAAACCGCCGGATCATCTCTGCGGGTGGGACAAAATGGTGCTGCGCGTTGAACCTGGGTCGTTCTTCTTCATGCAGGGTATGGCCCAGACCGATGCAGAGGAGCGCATCCTGGGCTGGTTGATCTTCGGGATCGAGAAAATGGACATCGCTGGTTGCCACCAGGGGAAGGTTCAACTCCATGGCCAGATCCATGGTTTGGCGATTGATTGCCTCTTCACCCGGCAGGTCGTGACGTTGCAATTCCAGATAAAAATTGGGTACGCCGGCACCATCGTCAAACAATTTGGCCAACCTCAGGGCCATGGCGCGTGCCGCGTCCGTCTCTCCTGCCCGCAGCAGGCGTCCGATGGCCCCTTTGGCAGCGCCGGAGAGGGCGATCAATCCCTGACCATGGCGTTCCAAGGTTTCCAGATCCACCCGGGGTTTGCCGTGACTCCCCTCCAGATGGCCCACGGAGAGAATACGCAACAAATTCCGCCATCCTTCCTGATTGCGGCTCAGCAGGATCAACTGGTCGCGTACCTCCCGGTCCAGGCGCTCGGAATGATCGAGCCGATTCGGTACCACCAGAATCTGGGCACCCAGAAGCGGTTTGACCCCTGCCTTCAGACATTGCGTATAAAAAGGGATGGCAGCAAACAGATTACCCTGATCGGTCAGGGCCACTGCCGGCATTTTCAATTCTCGCACCCGCTGCAACAAACCTTCCACCCGTACTGTGGAAGTCAGCAGGGAAAAAGCGGTATGCACATGTAAATGGATAAAGCCGGATGACGGCATCTCAGGATAACCTGCGTCACAACACCAGATGCGCGGGGTAGAATCGTCCGAATTGGCCAGGGTGACGGTCTCCCCGGACTGGACGATGACGAACAGAAATCACTCTCCAGACATCATCCAAGGTTACGATGTCAGACATGGACAATTTCTCCCAAGCATAGAAGGCCACTCCCATGGAAAAGCATACCCGAAACCACGTTCCGGGGTGAAGGCATTTATCCATCCTGGATTGCGATGGATTTTCCTGGACTTCTGAGGATACAAAAAAGATCTCCCGGACTTCCGAAGACGCAAAAAAGCCAGCAAGGCATGATCCCTGCTGGCTTTCTGGACTTTCCTGGAACTTTTTGGAAACGGGTTTGGTGCGGATGGCCGGACTCGAACCGGCACGGCTTGCGCCACTGCCCCCTCAAGACAGCGTGTCTACCAGTTTCACCACATCCGCATGATCGACTTGTCAGGACCAAATCCGCTTCGCCTGCGCAAGCGACCGTGGCAAGCTAACAAAGATGCAACCATCTGGCAACGGTTTTCTTTGCACCCTTGTCGAGTTTTGTGACAAAACGGACGAACCGCCGAGTGGAAACTCGCGATTGCGGTCTTAACTCGTGCCGCCTTCCTAAAGGTCAAAATCGTCGGCACCCGGATTGATAACGTTTTCGCAGTTCAGAGGCTGGCCTATGCGTAACCCCTGTCAACGCTTCAC
It encodes:
- the dnaE gene encoding DNA polymerase III subunit alpha, with product MPSSGFIHLHVHTAFSLLTSTVRVEGLLQRVRELKMPAVALTDQGNLFAAIPFYTQCLKAGVKPLLGAQILVVPNRLDHSERLDREVRDQLILLSRNQEGWRNLLRILSVGHLEGSHGKPRVDLETLERHGQGLIALSGAAKGAIGRLLRAGETDAARAMALRLAKLFDDGAGVPNFYLELQRHDLPGEEAINRQTMDLAMELNLPLVATSDVHFLDPEDQPAQDALLCIGLGHTLHEEERPRFNAQHHFVPPAEMIRRFADVPEAVANTIRIAKRCNTRLELGRPMLPDFPVPEGNDLTSWLHHVAEEGLQGRLQRELQPHLSPEQFAAQEIVYKNRLDYEIDVIIQMGFPGYFLIVSDFIRWAKREKIPVGPGRGSGAGSVVAWALDITDLDPIRYQLLFERFLNPERVSMPDFDVDFCMDLREKVIHYVQDRYGADRVAQIITFGTLQARAVIRDVGRVLEFPYGRVDRIAKMIPNMLGISLETALQQEERLQKLQEDEPEVRDLMKLCLALEGLPRSAGTHAAGVVIANGPLTDTVPLYRDPRSSMPVTQFNMGDVEKAGLVKFDFLGLKTLTVIQATLKMVNTDRLARGEPPIDINQINLEDREVFRLLQEGRTRGVFQLESSGMREILKKLAPDTLEDVIALVALYRPGPLGSGMVDDFINRKHGQVAVSYPLPQLEPILKETYGVILYQEQVMKIAQVLAGYTLGGADLLRRAMGKKKAEEMASQRATFMDGARRNGIPEKKAEHIFDLMEKFAGYGFNKSHSAAYALISYQTAWLKTHHRVAFMAATMTCEMQFTDKLMHFIRECREMQIPVYPPDINRSRDVFMVEGEGIRYALIAVKSVGEGGVAALLDHRDREGPFRSLYDLCRRLGSGTLNKRMLEQLIRAGAFDSLVRNRRALLAGLPDAMSVGARKQADAALGYRDLFSDLADDESDPNSGDPPLPEVPEPDANQLLAFEKEALGFFLTGHPLQKYAEELSSYGLETTLTLRERFGATEGGDGGIGSGSGGHVNGSGSGHVNGGDAAEREGRSGSWNKGGKIDRGPLLKLAGLVAERKIHRTRKGDRMAFLTVEDMYGQLEIVVFPEVYQASRECLEGDAPVVVEGTVDASDEEPKMIADKIRTLDAFRQEICRVLHIKADMVTLSADVLQRLETVLTHHRGTECQVLLTLRLPQAQTILRLGRACSVQPSTRLLEELQELFGLQAVVFTRE